Proteins from one Deinococcus sp. AB2017081 genomic window:
- the guaB gene encoding IMP dehydrogenase, with the protein MSAPATPAPTATPDSGDRYAYKFGQEGITFDDVLLQPRHSQVLPHQVNIEAQLTRRVRLNIPFVSAAMDTVTETGMAVAMAREGGIGVIHKNMSVEAQAEMVRKVKRSESGMIVDPITLPPHASVAEADRLMGEYRISGVPITDPTGKLLGIITNRDMRFIDDMNVPIEDVMTRDDLITVPVGTTLDEAQEIFKMHRIEKLLVTDDQNMLRGLITIKDLSKRIKYPNAAKDSMGRLRVAAAIGVSADLMDRAGALVQSGVDVLVLDSAHGHSQGILQALARVKEHFDVDVIAGNVATRAGARDLILAGADAVKVGIGPGSICTTRVVTGVGVPQITAIFEASSAAMEAGIPVIADGGIKQTGDVPKAIAAGAGVVMMGSMLAGTDEAPGETILRDGRRYKSYRGMGSLGAMDQGSADRYFQSGSRKFVPEGIEGIVAYKGTAGEVIYQFVGGLKSSMGYCGAPDLQTLRDTAQFVRITGASLIESHPHGVTITKEAPNYGGR; encoded by the coding sequence ATGAGCGCGCCCGCCACGCCGGCCCCGACCGCGACCCCGGACTCCGGGGATCGTTACGCGTACAAGTTCGGACAGGAGGGCATCACCTTCGACGACGTGCTGCTCCAGCCCCGGCACTCGCAGGTCTTGCCCCATCAGGTCAACATCGAGGCCCAGCTGACCCGCCGCGTGCGCCTGAACATTCCCTTCGTGTCGGCGGCCATGGACACCGTCACCGAGACCGGGATGGCCGTCGCCATGGCCCGCGAGGGCGGGATCGGGGTCATTCACAAGAACATGAGCGTTGAGGCTCAGGCCGAGATGGTGCGCAAGGTCAAGCGCAGTGAGAGCGGCATGATCGTCGATCCGATCACCCTCCCGCCACACGCCAGCGTGGCCGAGGCCGACCGCCTGATGGGCGAGTACCGGATCAGCGGCGTGCCGATCACCGACCCCACCGGGAAACTCCTGGGCATCATCACCAACCGCGACATGCGGTTCATCGACGACATGAACGTGCCCATCGAGGACGTCATGACCCGCGACGACCTGATCACCGTGCCGGTCGGCACCACGCTCGACGAGGCTCAGGAGATCTTCAAGATGCACCGCATCGAGAAGCTGCTCGTCACCGATGACCAGAACATGCTGCGCGGCCTGATCACCATCAAGGATCTGAGCAAGCGCATCAAGTACCCGAACGCCGCCAAGGACAGCATGGGCCGCCTGCGGGTGGCCGCCGCCATCGGCGTCAGCGCCGATCTGATGGATCGGGCGGGCGCGCTGGTGCAGTCCGGGGTGGATGTGCTGGTGCTCGACAGCGCCCACGGGCACTCGCAGGGCATCCTCCAGGCGCTGGCCCGCGTCAAGGAGCACTTCGACGTGGATGTGATCGCCGGGAACGTCGCCACCCGTGCCGGTGCCCGCGACCTGATCCTGGCCGGTGCAGACGCCGTGAAGGTCGGTATCGGCCCCGGCAGCATCTGCACCACGCGCGTCGTTACGGGCGTGGGCGTGCCGCAGATCACCGCGATCTTTGAGGCGAGCAGCGCCGCGATGGAGGCCGGGATTCCCGTCATCGCGGACGGCGGGATCAAGCAGACGGGCGACGTGCCCAAGGCCATCGCGGCCGGCGCGGGCGTCGTCATGATGGGCAGCATGCTCGCCGGCACCGACGAGGCCCCCGGCGAGACCATCCTGCGCGACGGCCGCCGCTACAAGAGCTACCGGGGCATGGGCTCGCTGGGCGCCATGGATCAGGGCAGCGCCGACCGCTACTTCCAGTCGGGCAGCCGCAAGTTCGTCCCCGAGGGCATCGAGGGCATCGTGGCCTACAAGGGCACGGCCGGCGAGGTCATCTACCAGTTCGTGGGCGGCCTGAAGAGCTCAATGGGCTACTGCGGTGCGCCCGATCTCCAGACCCTGCGCGACACGGCTCAGTTCGTACGGATCACCGGGGCCAGCCTGATCGAGAGCCACCCCCACGGCGTGACGATCACCAAGGAAGCCCCCAATTATGGGGGGCGCTGA
- a CDS encoding WD40 repeat domain-containing protein, with amino-acid sequence MKLIFSARTSTVCVLAVTTALTLASSFALAAQVKLLGKLQSIPVSHTDGVRSDPVNGVSYFTSGSTLFAYELATWKPKWQVKLSDAAYGAFDSSRDGKLIAIRDGNSLALLSPKDGARIRSLRVATSYEGVRFSPDGGTLTVFGDGGVNVVDLNTGAIREIGDCTQADANSLEYSRDGKRVIAASCMGGVQVIDVVSGKVVKKFETEKYVTSIAKSGDSGSFLVTGTENAFYLLPGSLDSVDAFSTDAAADTLSSALNGDGSLAVFSDYGYLYLVDFKKGSLKGLQYMTEVSGQTSELSFSRDGQTILVGHHDGISRFKISDFR; translated from the coding sequence ATGAAGCTGATATTTTCTGCCCGCACGTCCACTGTGTGTGTTCTGGCTGTGACGACGGCTCTCACTCTGGCCTCCTCATTTGCGCTGGCCGCACAGGTCAAGCTCCTGGGTAAGCTACAGAGCATTCCTGTAAGCCACACAGATGGCGTTCGCAGCGATCCGGTCAATGGTGTCTCGTACTTCACGAGCGGCTCGACTCTCTTCGCTTATGAACTGGCAACGTGGAAGCCGAAATGGCAGGTCAAGCTGTCCGATGCGGCATATGGCGCGTTCGACAGCAGCCGGGACGGGAAGCTCATCGCCATTCGGGACGGAAATAGTCTGGCGCTGCTCAGTCCAAAGGATGGGGCGCGCATCCGTTCGCTCAGGGTGGCGACGTCCTATGAGGGCGTGAGGTTCTCACCGGACGGAGGAACGCTCACTGTATTCGGAGACGGTGGAGTGAATGTTGTTGATCTGAACACGGGGGCGATCCGGGAAATCGGGGATTGTACACAGGCTGATGCGAATTCTCTGGAATACAGCCGTGACGGCAAGCGCGTCATTGCTGCCTCATGCATGGGCGGAGTTCAGGTCATTGACGTGGTGTCCGGCAAAGTCGTGAAGAAATTCGAGACTGAGAAATACGTCACAAGCATTGCGAAAAGTGGGGATTCAGGCTCGTTTCTCGTGACGGGTACAGAGAATGCGTTCTATCTGCTGCCCGGCTCGCTGGATTCTGTAGACGCCTTCAGTACGGATGCTGCTGCCGACACGCTGTCGTCTGCGCTCAACGGAGACGGGAGTTTGGCTGTGTTCAGCGACTACGGCTATCTCTACCTTGTCGATTTCAAGAAGGGAAGCCTTAAGGGACTCCAGTACATGACTGAGGTTTCGGGGCAGACCTCCGAACTGTCCTTCTCGCGCGACGGTCAGACGATTCTCGTGGGCCACCACGATGGTATTTCCCGCTTCAAGATCAGCGATTTTCGGTAA
- the trhA gene encoding PAQR family membrane homeostasis protein TrhA — translation MPPRFPTPREPVNALTHWAGVVAALLILGPLLWWAHARGLALWPFVVFVVSMTLLYAASASYHSFFPSERGLLWLRKLDHAGIFLLIAGSYTPVAYFGLQGAWRDGVLWVIWGIALTGIVLKLVTMRLPRWISTLLYVGMGWLALAFIPQLARNLPSSAIVWLAVGGVLYSLGAVVYGTKRWDPRPGVFGFHEIWHLFVLGGTGAHVAMMFNLR, via the coding sequence ATGCCGCCCCGCTTCCCCACTCCCCGCGAACCCGTGAACGCCCTGACGCACTGGGCGGGCGTGGTGGCGGCGCTGCTGATCCTGGGGCCGCTGCTGTGGTGGGCACACGCGCGCGGGCTGGCCCTGTGGCCCTTTGTCGTGTTCGTGGTCAGCATGACGCTGCTGTACGCCGCCAGCGCCAGCTACCACTCGTTCTTTCCCAGCGAGCGCGGTCTGCTGTGGCTGCGCAAGCTCGACCACGCGGGCATCTTCCTGCTGATCGCCGGGAGCTACACGCCGGTCGCGTACTTCGGTCTCCAGGGGGCGTGGCGGGACGGGGTGTTGTGGGTAATCTGGGGCATCGCGCTGACGGGCATCGTCCTGAAGCTGGTCACCATGCGGCTGCCGCGCTGGATCAGCACGCTGCTGTACGTGGGCATGGGCTGGCTGGCCCTGGCCTTCATCCCGCAGCTGGCCCGGAACCTGCCATCCAGCGCGATTGTCTGGCTGGCGGTGGGCGGCGTCCTGTACTCGCTGGGCGCCGTCGTGTACGGCACGAAGCGCTGGGATCCGCGCCCGGGTGTGTTCGGCTTTCACGAGATCTG